The genome window CTAAGGTGGAGGGTTCAGGTTCTTGAGAGAGGCATCAAGGTGCTTCATTTCAAGCCTGGTGGGGTCAATTCCCTCATTCAGGTCACAGACCTCAAGGACATGCCAAAGAGAGAGCTTAGGGTGGCGTCCAACCAGATCCTCTCCTTGTTCCAAGACAACTACCCGGAAATGGTGGCTCGCAAGGTTTAATgtggtttttgttgttttcctcAAATTAAGGAACTTGCTatcaattcattaattaatgtctcatgGCATTTATGTGACCGTGACACGaattttcacctttttttgttgatatttttgtatttttttactcaTTTGCTTGGTTTGGCTTTTGGGGTTCTTCAGATTTTCATCAACGTGCCATGGTACTTCAGCATGTTGTATTCAATGTTCAGCCCGTTTCTGACTCAGAGAACCAAGAGCAAGTTTGTGATCTCTAAGGAAGGAAATGCTGCTGAGACACTCTACAAGTGAGTCTATTGGTTccatttgcttttcttttctttttattaaatctTTTGGATCCTTTATAATCTTCTGCAGTTCAAAAATCCATTATTTTAGAGCAATTTGGCTCCTCTCAATTTTTATCTATGTTCGGATTTTAAAAAAGGCTGAGATCTTGTCTGCTTTCTACTGTTCTCTGAGATTTtgttcattaaatattattattacttaagtTGTCCTTGCTTGGCATTCATTTTGTGGTAACTAATATAGTTCcaaatttccttctttttctattttgggTTTGCATTCTGATTGGAGTTGTTTTCTTGTGTTCAGATTTATGAGACCTGAAGACATTCCTGTGCAGTATGGAGGACTGAATCGGCCCAGTGACTTGCAGAATGGTCCCCCAAAACCTGTATCTGAGTTCAGAATCAAAGGAGGGGAGAAAGTGAACATACAAATAGAAGGAATTGAGGTGATGATTCACCCCATTACTTGTGCATTTGTCCATcaacttattttaaagaaacaatTAATGACTTTTgcctttttgaaaaattatatatttttctaatagtTAGTAGAGCAAAAGATTTTTATATTGACAtgtaatcataaattatcattatcataaataacatctttaaagtcataaaattaCCAATTCTGATTTCTGATTGGTGTAAAATGGCATATAAATTAAACACAATAATGTATCCCAAAAATGCACTTGTTCTTCCCTATGCCGATTATGATTACTCTTTTTTTCATGCAAGTGGGTTCCTTTTCAGATATAGTTTCCATAtggattttctattttaaatttaatgctTAATAATTTTGATACCAATTAATGCAAGATTAGTTGGTAATTTACTTCTTGTTGGGTGAATTAGGCTGGTGCAACTATCACATGGGACATTGTAGTGGGAGGCTGGGACTTGGAATACAGTGCTGAGTTTGTGCCAAATGCTGAGGGAAGCTACACCATAGCAGTGGAGAAGCCAAGGAAAATGGGGGCATCGGAGGAAGCAATCCACAACTCATTCACATCAAAAGAATCTGGCAAAATGGTGCTCTCAGTTGACAACACTGCCTCAAGGAGGAAAAAGGTTGCTGCTTATCGCTATGTTGTACGCAAAAGCAGCACCATTTGAGAATGGCCATTATTATCTAGGacctttttattaatatatatatatatatcttgtttgtgatttctacctttttttggttaaatttttaGAGGGTCTTATTTATGCTTCTGAACTAATTAAAAGCCTGTTTCACAGGTATT of Glycine soja cultivar W05 chromosome 1, ASM419377v2, whole genome shotgun sequence contains these proteins:
- the LOC114416609 gene encoding patellin-6-like, whose product is MDTTSSPMSLQTQKTNFQDLPEASPKPYKKGIVATLMGGAGSFKEDNYFVSLLRSSEKKALQELKEKLKSSFEDSPSDASMWGIPLLGGDDKADVILLKFLRARDFRIGDAHHMLLKCLSWRKEFGADTILEEDLGFNKELEGVVAYMQGYDKEGHPVCYNAYGVFKDKEMYERVFGDEEKLKKFLRWRVQVLERGIKVLHFKPGGVNSLIQVTDLKDMPKRELRVASNQILSLFQDNYPEMVARKIFINVPWYFSMLYSMFSPFLTQRTKSKFVISKEGNAAETLYKFMRPEDIPVQYGGLNRPSDLQNGPPKPVSEFRIKGGEKVNIQIEGIEAGATITWDIVVGGWDLEYSAEFVPNAEGSYTIAVEKPRKMGASEEAIHNSFTSKESGKMVLSVDNTASRRKKVAAYRYVVRKSSTI